The Muricauda sp. SCSIO 65647 genome includes a region encoding these proteins:
- a CDS encoding helix-turn-helix domain-containing protein, which translates to MKKFLKILAKKYLSEHEQEQGRVYNEKYRKSGLTLEQAISIKNQIDIAFKSDRLYRDNDLGLLELADYIGHDRYKVSEVINKYYSMNFYALLNSYRINEAKELLVTKPFSSVKSVMYEVGFNSKNSFYNAFKKDTGLSPNSYRNLRAYTDSTPRQQLQFH; encoded by the coding sequence ATGAAAAAGTTTTTAAAAATTCTGGCCAAAAAATACCTTTCTGAACATGAACAGGAACAAGGGCGGGTATACAATGAAAAGTATAGAAAATCAGGGCTGACCCTTGAACAGGCCATTTCAATCAAGAATCAAATTGATATCGCTTTTAAAAGTGACCGATTATATCGTGATAATGACCTAGGGTTATTGGAGCTAGCAGATTATATTGGTCATGACAGGTACAAAGTATCAGAGGTAATCAACAAATATTACTCGATGAACTTTTATGCCTTACTTAATTCTTATAGAATCAATGAGGCAAAAGAACTACTGGTGACCAAACCATTTTCAAGCGTTAAATCTGTTATGTATGAAGTTGGTTTTAACAGCAAGAACAGTTTTTATAATGCATTCAAAAAAGATACGGGTCTAAGCCCCAATAGTTATAGAAATCTGCGGGCATATACCGATAGTACTCCTCGGCAACAACTTCAATTTCACTAA
- a CDS encoding nuclear transport factor 2 family protein codes for MNKKVFLLTIILSLFSFNLFSQSSDKKKVEEVIVDSYIHGLIDAKDFQKAKQGIHEDFIILGHKDSLLTKKTRDEWIQQRKKRLSLPEVSYTIVYLDIEGDAASAKIEFERDKLVAIDYIFLYKFNDNWRIVSAIDHFKGSRK; via the coding sequence ATGAATAAAAAAGTATTTCTTTTAACAATAATCTTATCATTATTCTCATTCAATTTGTTTTCACAATCAAGTGATAAAAAGAAAGTAGAAGAAGTAATTGTTGACTCATATATCCATGGATTAATAGATGCTAAAGATTTTCAGAAAGCAAAACAAGGTATCCATGAGGATTTCATAATATTGGGACACAAAGACAGTTTACTCACAAAAAAAACAAGAGATGAATGGATTCAACAAAGAAAAAAACGCTTAAGTCTACCTGAAGTAAGTTACACTATTGTTTACCTTGATATTGAAGGTGATGCTGCAAGTGCCAAAATAGAATTTGAAAGAGATAAACTTGTTGCGATTGACTATATCTTTTTGTACAAGTTTAATGATAATTGGAGAATTGTATCTGCAATAGATCATTTCAAAGGAAGTCGTAAATAG